One genomic segment of Pseudoalteromonas sp. GCY includes these proteins:
- a CDS encoding multidrug effflux MFS transporter — protein MTQSNSKALIFILALLVIFCPLGIDLYLPAFVDMQSSLQVSESQIQQTVSIYMLAVGLGQLIAGPLADKYGRKPVALVGIVLFALGAVMASTVSTWPLMMVARVLQGLGACATFVSAFAIVRDSFGHKGSGQMITYLNGIVCFIPALAPILGAWLTVEFGWQSNFSFLFGFAIVGLILVSLIYKETRPEDTHYSGHILDLRRFKPMLSSTTFIYNAALAMLGMAAMLVFVISAPGWIMAKMGGSVSDFTFWFTGNAALSIVASFIAPHFIKRNSQKSLTFGLAVFSFSGLLLLALPQTEIAHFVLPMYMASVGFAFTIGAAAGKALSGFAKQAGTASALIGVLQMSGAGVLATMTQPLALDAPIQLALHLLLALPFLLLLATKHRHQLHSAA, from the coding sequence ATGACCCAATCAAATTCAAAAGCACTGATTTTTATTCTCGCTTTACTTGTTATCTTTTGCCCTTTAGGTATCGATCTCTATCTACCTGCGTTTGTGGACATGCAGTCCAGCCTTCAAGTATCAGAAAGCCAAATTCAGCAAACAGTGAGTATTTATATGTTAGCTGTGGGTCTTGGACAATTGATAGCAGGTCCGCTTGCGGATAAATATGGCCGTAAGCCAGTCGCACTTGTTGGAATCGTTTTGTTTGCACTTGGCGCCGTGATGGCAAGCACAGTCTCCACTTGGCCGCTCATGATGGTAGCTCGAGTGCTACAAGGCCTGGGCGCTTGCGCCACTTTCGTCAGCGCTTTTGCTATTGTTCGTGATAGCTTTGGACACAAAGGCAGTGGCCAAATGATCACTTACCTCAATGGTATTGTATGTTTTATCCCGGCGTTAGCGCCTATTTTAGGTGCATGGCTAACCGTCGAATTTGGTTGGCAGAGTAATTTTAGCTTTTTGTTTGGCTTTGCCATTGTTGGCCTCATCTTGGTTTCTCTTATATATAAAGAGACTCGCCCCGAAGATACGCATTACAGCGGTCATATCCTAGATTTGAGACGTTTTAAGCCGATGCTCAGTAGTACGACTTTCATTTACAATGCCGCCCTAGCGATGCTTGGTATGGCTGCAATGCTCGTATTTGTGATTTCGGCTCCGGGGTGGATCATGGCAAAAATGGGCGGCAGTGTTTCCGACTTCACGTTTTGGTTTACTGGCAATGCGGCGCTGAGTATTGTCGCAAGTTTTATTGCCCCCCACTTCATCAAGCGCAATAGCCAGAAGTCGCTTACCTTTGGCCTCGCCGTTTTTAGCTTTAGCGGCCTGTTGTTACTGGCTTTGCCACAAACTGAAATAGCGCATTTTGTACTGCCTATGTATATGGCATCAGTCGGCTTTGCGTTTACGATTGGAGCAGCGGCAGGTAAAGCGTTATCTGGGTTTGCTAAACAAGCTGGAACGGCTTCAGCGTTGATTGGGGTACTACAGATGAGTGGCGCAGGGGTGCTTGCAACCATGACGCAACCACTGGCATTGGATGCCCCTATTCAACTCGCGTTGCACTTACTACTCGCACTACCTTTCCTGCTATTGCTGGCTACGAAGCATCGTCACCAGCTTCACAGTGCAGCTTAA
- a CDS encoding S8 family serine peptidase gives MKLNKLTGALLIAGACAMSQAQASDDRYIIQVDNSKKGVVKALAKKLGAELHVDGDGFFAATFTGKDLSQVKGLLNNPHIKLVEADQKRYPMGIYNDDAGNPMQQQITPYAVYQSQADQLTFDANAGMKVCVIDSGLDQSNPDFIWGNITGDNDSGTGNWYENGGPHGTHVAGTIGAADNNIGVIGMAPGVPMHIIKVFNAEGWGYSSDLAHAANLCSQAGANIINMSLGGGGSNNTESNAFENFRNAGGLVVAAAGNDGNNVRSYPAGYPSVMMIGANDADNQIADFSQYPSCTSGRGKRATNDEHICVEVTAGGVDTLSTYPADMATSSSMTADGAAFASSAMENSGNASGSLYFMGTAEATDGAANGKVCLIDRGNISFHDKVANCEASGGIGAIIVNNEAGMLYGTLGDTNSTSIPAVGAAFEDRTALMAATNANISIGTSDYGLMSGTSMATPAVAGLAALVWSNHPECTGEEIRSALKATAADAGAAGKDVYFGYGIVKAADASAYLTANGCAGGGTGSGDGDNTTSVELSASGYKQKGNSYVDLSWNGASTSQVDIYRNGSKIVTTSNDNSHTDIISVKGGGTYGYQVCEQGSTAACSATQTVVF, from the coding sequence ATGAAATTAAACAAGTTAACTGGGGCACTACTCATCGCTGGCGCTTGCGCTATGTCACAAGCACAGGCATCTGACGATCGATACATCATTCAGGTCGATAATTCGAAAAAAGGCGTCGTAAAAGCACTTGCTAAAAAGCTTGGCGCTGAGCTGCACGTTGATGGCGATGGCTTCTTCGCTGCAACTTTTACTGGCAAAGATCTTAGTCAAGTAAAGGGCTTATTAAACAACCCACACATCAAACTCGTTGAAGCAGACCAAAAGCGTTACCCAATGGGGATTTATAACGACGACGCAGGCAACCCAATGCAGCAACAGATTACGCCTTATGCGGTGTACCAATCACAAGCTGATCAACTTACTTTCGATGCGAATGCAGGCATGAAAGTATGTGTGATTGACTCAGGTCTTGACCAATCAAACCCCGATTTCATTTGGGGTAATATCACTGGTGACAATGACAGCGGCACAGGTAATTGGTATGAAAATGGTGGCCCACACGGCACACACGTAGCCGGTACTATCGGTGCTGCTGACAATAATATTGGTGTTATCGGCATGGCACCTGGCGTGCCAATGCACATTATTAAAGTATTTAACGCAGAAGGTTGGGGCTACTCTTCTGACCTTGCTCACGCAGCAAACTTATGCTCACAAGCAGGTGCAAACATCATCAATATGAGTTTGGGTGGTGGTGGCTCAAACAATACAGAATCAAACGCATTTGAAAACTTCCGTAATGCTGGTGGCTTAGTGGTTGCGGCAGCTGGTAACGATGGCAACAATGTTCGTTCATATCCTGCAGGCTATCCTTCAGTAATGATGATCGGTGCAAACGATGCAGATAATCAAATTGCAGACTTTTCTCAGTACCCAAGCTGTACTTCTGGCCGTGGAAAGCGCGCGACTAACGACGAGCATATTTGTGTAGAGGTAACTGCAGGCGGTGTTGATACACTTTCAACTTACCCAGCAGACATGGCGACTTCTTCAAGCATGACCGCTGACGGTGCGGCGTTTGCAAGTTCAGCAATGGAAAACAGTGGTAACGCTTCAGGCTCGCTTTACTTTATGGGCACCGCTGAAGCAACTGATGGTGCTGCAAACGGTAAGGTGTGCCTAATTGACCGTGGTAATATTTCATTCCACGATAAAGTAGCAAACTGTGAAGCATCTGGTGGTATCGGTGCGATTATCGTAAATAATGAAGCTGGCATGCTATACGGCACTTTAGGTGATACTAACAGCACATCAATCCCAGCGGTTGGCGCTGCATTTGAAGATCGCACTGCGTTGATGGCAGCTACAAACGCGAACATCAGCATTGGTACGAGTGATTATGGCTTAATGAGCGGCACGTCAATGGCAACTCCTGCTGTTGCAGGTCTTGCAGCACTGGTATGGTCTAACCACCCAGAGTGTACTGGTGAAGAAATCCGTAGTGCATTAAAAGCAACCGCAGCAGATGCTGGCGCTGCAGGTAAAGACGTGTACTTTGGTTACGGTATCGTTAAAGCAGCAGATGCGAGCGCTTACTTAACCGCTAATGGTTGTGCTGGCGGTGGTACAGGTTCAGGTGACGGTGATAACACAACAAGCGTTGAGCTTTCAGCTTCGGGTTATAAGCAAAAAGGTAACAGTTATGTTGACTTAAGCTGGAATGGTGCAAGCACGTCACAAGTCGATATTTATCGCAACGGTAGTAAAATTGTCACAACTAGCAATGATAATAGTCATACAGACATCATCAGTGTTAAAGGCGGCGGTACATACGGCTACCAAGTGTGCGAACAAGGTAGCACTGCGGCCTGTTCAGCAACACAAACTGTTGTGTTTTAA
- the yghU gene encoding glutathione-dependent disulfide-bond oxidoreductase translates to MSTSGYTPPKVWQWPWQSGDGSKFANINRPTAGARFEKSLPQGKHPLQLYSLATPNGVKVTILLEELLAAGVKEAEYDAFLINIMEGEQFSSGFVALNPNSKIPALLDTSTNEPTKIFESGSILLYLAEKFQKFIPQDPTKRTECLNWLFWQMGAAPLLGGGFGHFYAYAPEHYEYPINRYTMEVKRQLDLLNQHLATREYICGDEYTIADIAIWPWYGVLAQGHLYDAAEFLDVNGYEHVIRWAGLIASREAVKRGKMVNKTWGEPHEQLHERHDASDFETSTQDKLAP, encoded by the coding sequence ATGAGTACATCGGGTTATACCCCACCTAAAGTTTGGCAGTGGCCATGGCAAAGTGGCGATGGTAGTAAATTCGCAAATATCAACCGCCCTACTGCAGGCGCAAGATTCGAAAAGTCCCTACCGCAAGGCAAACACCCGTTACAACTCTACTCCCTCGCGACTCCAAACGGCGTGAAAGTGACTATCTTGCTAGAAGAGCTTTTAGCAGCCGGGGTAAAAGAAGCAGAATATGATGCCTTTTTAATTAATATCATGGAAGGTGAGCAATTTAGCTCAGGATTTGTTGCACTTAATCCAAATTCTAAGATCCCCGCGTTATTAGATACCAGCACCAATGAACCTACCAAAATCTTTGAATCTGGCTCAATTTTGCTTTATTTAGCTGAAAAGTTCCAAAAGTTCATTCCTCAAGACCCCACAAAACGCACGGAGTGCCTCAACTGGTTATTTTGGCAAATGGGGGCTGCGCCACTACTTGGTGGTGGGTTCGGTCACTTCTACGCCTACGCACCAGAACACTACGAATATCCAATCAACCGCTACACGATGGAAGTGAAGCGCCAACTGGACTTACTGAATCAACACCTAGCCACAAGAGAATATATTTGTGGCGATGAATACACTATCGCGGATATAGCAATCTGGCCGTGGTATGGCGTGCTAGCCCAAGGACACCTATATGATGCGGCAGAGTTTTTAGACGTCAATGGCTATGAACACGTGATCCGCTGGGCTGGACTCATCGCCTCAAGAGAAGCGGTCAAACGCGGAAAAATGGTAAATAAAACATGGGGAGAACCTCATGAGCAACTTCATGAAAGACACGACGCCAGCGACTTTGAAACCAGCACCCAAGACAAACTAGCGCCATAA
- a CDS encoding IS3 family transposase (programmed frameshift), protein MRKSKFTETQIVSMIKEAESGIPVPEICRKHGIGQSTFYKWRSKYGGMEASDVKRLKELEEENRKLKDMFATLSLKHSMLEDIIGKKAVKTSRRRAWVEHLRAQFNVSVAFACEVAGLSRSVFYYKHKRPSDDEVIDALLALVERHPRWGLPKLFKRLRNKGKPWNKKRVERVYNMLKLNLRRKGKRRVPTRTPEPLSAPTQHNESWSMDFMSDALSYGHRFRTLNVLDDFNRQALAIEVDTSLTSERVIRTLQQIIAWRGKPKQIRVDNGPEFTSTALEDWAMKNDIKLEFIEPGSPYQNGFVERFNRSYREEVLDLYLFESLQEVREITDEWLDIYNYERPHDSLGDMTPIGYLEAA, encoded by the exons ATGAGAAAAAGCAAGTTCACCGAAACCCAAATTGTCAGCATGATCAAGGAAGCTGAATCAGGTATTCCTGTGCCAGAAATCTGCCGCAAACATGGTATCGGCCAAAGTACGTTTTATAAATGGCGCTCAAAATATGGCGGGATGGAAGCTTCAGACGTTAAGCGACTTAAAGAGCTTGAAGAAGAAAACCGTAAGCTAAAAGATATGTTTGCAACGCTTAGCCTAAAGCACTCGATGCTTGAGGATATCATCG GCAAAAAAGCTGTAAAAACAAGTAGGCGCAGAGCTTGGGTAGAGCATTTAAGAGCTCAATTTAACGTCAGCGTCGCATTTGCTTGTGAAGTGGCAGGGTTAAGCCGCTCAGTTTTTTATTACAAACATAAACGACCGTCAGATGATGAAGTTATCGACGCATTACTTGCGCTGGTAGAGCGCCATCCTAGGTGGGGGTTGCCTAAGCTATTCAAAAGGCTTCGCAATAAAGGTAAGCCGTGGAATAAAAAGCGTGTTGAACGCGTTTATAACATGCTAAAACTAAACTTGAGACGTAAGGGAAAGCGCCGTGTTCCAACAAGAACACCTGAACCATTAAGTGCACCGACACAACATAATGAATCGTGGTCAATGGACTTTATGAGTGACGCATTAAGCTATGGACATCGTTTTAGAACACTGAATGTGCTGGATGATTTCAACCGACAAGCACTGGCGATTGAGGTCGATACAAGCTTAACTTCTGAACGAGTTATTAGAACGCTACAACAAATTATTGCTTGGCGCGGTAAACCAAAGCAGATTAGAGTGGATAATGGTCCAGAATTTACTTCAACGGCACTCGAAGATTGGGCAATGAAAAATGACATCAAGTTGGAATTTATAGAGCCAGGCAGTCCTTACCAAAATGGTTTTGTGGAAAGGTTTAATCGGAGTTACCGTGAAGAAGTGCTAGATTTATACTTGTTTGAGTCACTGCAAGAAGTACGTGAAATCACTGATGAGTGGTTAGATATTTATAATTATGAGCGACCTCATGATTCACTTGGCGATATGACACCAATTGGTTATCTTGAGGCTGCATAA